Within Xanthomonas theicola, the genomic segment ACAACGTGCCGCCCACCGACCGCGCCGAACGCGAGGTCGGCCAGCGCCTGCGCGAACTGACCCCGCAGCAGTTCCGCGTGCTGCAGATGCTCGGCGCCGGCCGCCTCAACAAGCAGATCGCCTACGACCTGGGCGTGTCCGAGGCCACGATCAAGGCGCACGTCACCGCGATCCTGCGCAAGCTCGGCGTCACCAACCGCACCCAGGCGGTGCTGATGGCCGGCAAGCTGGCGATCGACCGCGACGGCATCGTACTGCCGCTGGAAGAGGAGTGAACCCACGCCACGCCTGGAAGCGCAAGCGCATCGCTTTGCCGGATGCGTGCGCTGTGTTTCGTTCGCTGGAATGCGGCTGCGGCTCGATCGTCTCGCAAGGACATGCGGTCGTGCGCAAGGCTGGCGCAGCGTCACTGTAGGACCGGTTCCAACCCCGACCGCTTTCCGCGCAACCCGAGCCATCGCCCGCACACCCAGCGATCGCCGGTCCATCTCGCAGCCATCCGTTCCTTCGCACCGATGCCGCGACCGCTGCGCCACGCAGCGCATATAGAGGCTGCTAAGAAAAAAAGCAGCAGGTTCGAGCGCGTTCGAGGCGTATTCGCCGGCATTCGCTGCTGTTACACTGCGCGCCCCTTGGGGAGTAGCCTGCTGTCCGGCGTACCCGGACAGCGCCCGCATCAACACACTCGGCCGCAGCGCCGTGGTGCGGGCAGCCATCTCGGTTGGCGAGACCAGCGGCGAGCTTGCGTGGCGAAAGCCGGGCGCGCGCGCTCGTCGTCGTCTCCTGCCCCGGCGCGGTCCCCCACATGTCGTTTCTTTCGATTCTGTTGCTCGGCATCGCCATGTCCACCGATGCCTTCGCCGCCGCGGTCGGCAAGGGCGCGGCGATGCGCAAGCCGCTGTGGCGCGACGCGCTGCGCGCCGGCCTGATCTTCGGCTGCATCGAGGCGCTGACGCCTGCACTGGGCTGGCTGCTGGGTCAGGCCGCCTCCCGGTACGTGGTGTCGTTCGACCACTGGATCGCGTTCGGCCTGCTGTCCGCGCTGGGCGTGCACATGATCGCCGCCGGGCTCAAGCCGGAGCAGGTCGAGCAGGCCGCCGAGACGTCCAAGCGTCAAGGCTTCTGGAACCTGGCCGCGACCGGCCTGGCCACCAGCATCGACGCGATGGCGGTCGGCGTCGGCCTGGCCTTCCTGGACGTGAACATCGTCGAGGTCGCGGTAGTCATCGGCCTGTGCACGCTGACCATGGTGACCCTGGGCATCATGCTCGGCCGCGTACTCGGCACGCTGGCCGGCAAGCGCGCGGAAATCGGCGGCGGCGTACTGCTGATCGCGATCGGCTGCACCATCCTGTACGAGCATCTGCACTGAGGCGCGGATTCGGGATTGGGGATGGCGGGGCGCTTCGCCGCGCTATCCCGGATCGCGCGTGTTCGTTCGGCTTCGGCGCTGCGTCGGGGACGGTCTGGCGGTGAATTCCAGGTAGGTGGACAGGATGTACTTGTCGCCGCTGCGTGGCGGCAACGCGGCATGCAGGGACATTTCGTCGTGGCGACGCAAGCGATCGCAGACGCGCGCCAGCGCGAAGAACGGGGCGCTCTGCTTGCGCTTGTCGATGAGCGCGCACTGGCTCGGCGACGGGCCCGGTCGCCTGGACGCACGGCGCCAGCTCGGCATGCAGCGCGACACCGTGCTGGCGCTGCGGCGCGCGCTGCCGTCGCTGCTGGTCTATGCGCTGCTGGTGATCGGCGGCGCGCAGCTGCTGGCCCGGTATGTCAGCCACGACGAGCGCGCGCTGCGGCCGGTTGCGCGCGATGGCCGCTGGCGCTGCTGCAGTTCGCCAGCGGCAGCCGCCACGACGCCGGCTCGGCGTACCGCGTCACCCGCACGCCGTGGCCGCGGCGCGAACTGCAGGGCCACTGGCAACTCGCCGCCGCGCACGGCAACCTGTCCGGCACGCACATGCTGGCGCTGCACGACGGCGCCGAACCGGAACCGCGGGTGCAAGCGCTGCTGCTGCCCGACGCGTCCCGCGCCGCCGCGCCGATCCCGGTCGCCGCCGCGCAGGCACAGCGGCGCGAACTGGCGCTGGCGGCGGCCACTCGGGGAGCGACGGGATCGCGGTGCCGTGCGGTGCGGTCATGCGCTGGCGGTCCGGAGCGGCGAGCGGAAAGGGCCGCCACCATGGCCGGGCCGAAGCGCGGGTCGCAACGCGCGCCGTGCCGGCAGCCGGCAAAAGGCGCACACACTGCTGATACGCGGCCGGGCCGCCGCGCGCGCCGACCGCGCCTAACCGTTCTTGATCGGATCGTGGTGTGCGCTGAGGAACGCGCGCAGCGAAGCGGGCTTGACCGGCTTGGTCAGCACCCGGTAGCCGCGTTCGCGCGCCTGCAGCTTCAGTTCGTCGCGGCCGTCGGCGGTGAGCAGCGCGCCGGCGACCGGGCCGACCATCGCCTTGCGCAGCGCGTCCAACGTGTCCAGTCCGTCCAGGCGGTCGTGCAGGTGGTAGTCCACCAGCATCACGTTGGGTGCGCACGCCGCCAGCGGCAGCGCTGCGTCCACGGTGCTGGCGCAGATCACCTGCACCTGCCAGCGGCCGAGCAGCGCGCGCATGCCATCGAGGATCTCCTGGTCGTTGTCCACGCACAGCACGCGCAACCCGGTCAGCGAGTCGCTGGCGGCGACGCTGCGCTGCTGGCGCTGCTGCTTCTGCGGCACCGGCGCCACCCGCGGCAGGGTGATCGCGAACATGCTGCCGCGGCCGACCGTGCTGCGCGCATCCAGCTCGTGGCCGAGCAGGCGCGAGATGCGCTGGCAGATCGACAAGCCCAGGCCCAGGCCCTGCTCGCCCCAGTCGAACGGCTGCTGGTAGCGCTGAAATTCCTCGAAGATCTGCTGCATGTGGCGCTCGGGTATGCCGGGGCCGGTGTCCCACACCTGCAGTTCCAGTTCCTCGCCGCGCCCGCGCATGCCCAGCACGATGCGGCCCTGGCGGGTGTAGCGCAGCGCGTTGGCGAGGAAGTTCTGCAGCACGCGGCGCAGCAGGCGGCGGTCGCTGCGCACCCAGATCGGCCGCGCGTAGGCGTGCAGGCGCAGACCGCGGCCGGCGGCGACCGGGGTGTACTGCGCGGCCAGCTCGCGCAGCAGCACGCTGGCATCGAAGTCCTCGATCGCCGGGCGCAGGCCGCCGGCATCCAGCCGCGACACGTCGAGCAGGCCGTCGAGCAATTCCTCGGCCGCACGCAGCGAGGCGTCCACGCGCTCGGCCAGGTGCCGCTGTTCCTCGTTCTGGTGCGCCTCGCGCAGCGCCGAGGCGAACAGCCGCGCCGCGTTGAGCGGCTGCAGCACGTCGTGGCTGATGGCGGCCAGGAAGCGGGTCTTGGACTGCTGCGCCAGTTCGGCCTCGCGCGAGCGCGCCGCCACGCGCTGCTCCAGCGTCTCGTTGGCCTCCAGCAGCGCCTGCTCGGCGCGCTTGTAGTCGGTGATGTCGTTGTAGCTGGTCACATAGCCGCCGCCGGGCAGCGGCTGGCCGCGCATCTCGATCACCTTGCCGTCGCTGCGGGTGCGCTCGAACACGTGCGGCGTGCCGGCGCGCATGTGCGCGATGCGGCGCTCGATCTGCTCCTCGATCAGGCCGCCGCCCAGCTCGCCGCGCTCGGCGTTGTAGCGGATCAGGTCGGCGACCGGGCGGCCGACGTAGAGCATGCCGTCGGGGTAGCCAAACATCTGCTGGTAGCGCCGGTTCCACGCGGTCAGGCGCATCGCCGGATCGACCACGCTGACCCCGGCGCTGATGTTCTCCAGCGTGGTGGACAGGATCTCGCGGTTGAAGCGCAGCTCCTGCCCGGCCTCGTCCAGCACCGCCACCACTTCGCCCAGGTCCATGCCCGAGCCGCGCAGCAGGCTGGTCAGCACCAGCCGCGCCGAGGCCGCGCCGATCGAGGCGGCGAGCAGGCGTTCGGTGAACTGCACCCAGGCGCGGTCGGCCACCGCATTGGGCTGCGGCTCGCGGCCGAGCAGCTGCGCCTGTTCGGCGAAGGCGCGGCGCGCGTGGCGCTCGCCGACCATGCGCTCGGCCAGGGTCTGCAGGTCGATCACCTGCACCTGCCCGAGCCAGTCGCCGGCCACCGCCGGGCGCTGCGAGTACGGTTCCAGGAACGGCGCCGCGCGCATGCGCTCGTCCAGGCCCGGACGCCAACGCGCCGCCACCAGCATCATCGCGCCGACGTTGACCAGCAGCGACCAGAACGTGCCGTGCGCCAGCGGATCCCAGCCGCGCATACCGAATAGCTGCTGCGGACGCAGCCAGGAAATGCCGAACGGCCCGTCGTGCAGCCACTGCGGCGCCAACCAGCCGGCCTGGGTCAGCGCCGGCAGCAGCAAGGTATAGATCCAGGTGCCGAAGCCCAGCAGCATGCCGGTCTCCACGCCCTTGCGGCTGGCGCCGCGCCAGTACAGCCCGCCGATCAGGCCCGGCGCGAACTGCGCCACCGCGGCGAAGGCCATCAGCCCGTACGAGGCCAGGGTGCTGTCGTTGCTGCTGCTGCGGTAGTAGCCGTAGGCGATCAGCGCCAGCAGCAGGATCGCCAGGCGCCGGATCCACAGCACCCGCGAGGCGACGTCGGCGCCGGCCGCCTGCTGGTGCCCACGGCGGCGCAGCAGCACCGGCATCACCAGGTCGTTGCTGACCATCGTCGCCAGCGCGATGCTGGAGACGATGACCATGCCGGTGGCGGCGGAGAACCCGCCGACGTAGGCGACCAGCGCCAGCGCGCTGCGACCCTCGGCCAGCGGCAGCGCCAGCACGATGCTGTCGCCGGCCACCTCGCCGGAATGGCCGAACAGGGCGACGCCGGCCGCGGCGACCGGCACCACCATCGCCGAGATCACCACCAGATACAGCCCGAACAGCCAGCGCGCCTTGCGGATGTCGCCGATGTCGCTGCACTCCACCACCGCCACATGGAACTGCCGCGGCAGGCAGACGATGGCCAGGAAGCTGAGCAGCGTCTGCGAGATGAAGCCGACCGGCGGCGTGTTCTGGAACAGCGTGCGCGCCGACTGCAGCACTTGCCCGTCGCGCCCACTCAGCCACACGTAGGCGAACACGCCCACCGCGACCATCGCCAGCAGCTTGACCACCGATTCCAGCGCGATCGCCAGCATCATGCCGTGGTGGTGTTCGGTGGCATCGACCTGGCGGGTGCCGAACAGGGTCGCGAACAAGGCCATCAGCAGCGCCACGTACAGCGCCGGATCGGCGTAGAACGGCGCGCCCGCTCTGGACTGGCCGCTGAGCACCTGCAGGCTCATCGCCACCGCCTTGTACTGCAGCGCCAGGTACGGCACCACGCCGACCAGCGCGATCGCCGCCACCAGCGCCGCCAGCCGCCGCGAGCGGCCGTAGCGCGAGGAGATGAAGTCGGCGATGGAGACCGTGTTCTCGCTGCGCGCGATCAGCGCCAGCCGCTCGACGATGCGCCAGCCGAACAACAGCAG encodes:
- a CDS encoding manganese efflux pump MntP family protein; this encodes MSFLSILLLGIAMSTDAFAAAVGKGAAMRKPLWRDALRAGLIFGCIEALTPALGWLLGQAASRYVVSFDHWIAFGLLSALGVHMIAAGLKPEQVEQAAETSKRQGFWNLAATGLATSIDAMAVGVGLAFLDVNIVEVAVVIGLCTLTMVTLGIMLGRVLGTLAGKRAEIGGGVLLIAIGCTILYEHLH
- a CDS encoding hybrid sensor histidine kinase/response regulator, yielding MVSSWILLLVSVGYAALLFAVAWWGDRRPLYPQRPWLRPAVYGLALAVYCSSWTFYGAVGSAVRNGAGYLPIYLGPLLLLLFGWRIVERLALIARSENTVSIADFISSRYGRSRRLAALVAAIALVGVVPYLALQYKAVAMSLQVLSGQSRAGAPFYADPALYVALLMALFATLFGTRQVDATEHHHGMMLAIALESVVKLLAMVAVGVFAYVWLSGRDGQVLQSARTLFQNTPPVGFISQTLLSFLAIVCLPRQFHVAVVECSDIGDIRKARWLFGLYLVVISAMVVPVAAAGVALFGHSGEVAGDSIVLALPLAEGRSALALVAYVGGFSAATGMVIVSSIALATMVSNDLVMPVLLRRRGHQQAAGADVASRVLWIRRLAILLLALIAYGYYRSSSNDSTLASYGLMAFAAVAQFAPGLIGGLYWRGASRKGVETGMLLGFGTWIYTLLLPALTQAGWLAPQWLHDGPFGISWLRPQQLFGMRGWDPLAHGTFWSLLVNVGAMMLVAARWRPGLDERMRAAPFLEPYSQRPAVAGDWLGQVQVIDLQTLAERMVGERHARRAFAEQAQLLGREPQPNAVADRAWVQFTERLLAASIGAASARLVLTSLLRGSGMDLGEVVAVLDEAGQELRFNREILSTTLENISAGVSVVDPAMRLTAWNRRYQQMFGYPDGMLYVGRPVADLIRYNAERGELGGGLIEEQIERRIAHMRAGTPHVFERTRSDGKVIEMRGQPLPGGGYVTSYNDITDYKRAEQALLEANETLEQRVAARSREAELAQQSKTRFLAAISHDVLQPLNAARLFASALREAHQNEEQRHLAERVDASLRAAEELLDGLLDVSRLDAGGLRPAIEDFDASVLLRELAAQYTPVAAGRGLRLHAYARPIWVRSDRRLLRRVLQNFLANALRYTRQGRIVLGMRGRGEELELQVWDTGPGIPERHMQQIFEEFQRYQQPFDWGEQGLGLGLSICQRISRLLGHELDARSTVGRGSMFAITLPRVAPVPQKQQRQQRSVAASDSLTGLRVLCVDNDQEILDGMRALLGRWQVQVICASTVDAALPLAACAPNVMLVDYHLHDRLDGLDTLDALRKAMVGPVAGALLTADGRDELKLQARERGYRVLTKPVKPASLRAFLSAHHDPIKNG